The Apium graveolens cultivar Ventura chromosome 6, ASM990537v1, whole genome shotgun sequence genome contains a region encoding:
- the LOC141663778 gene encoding ribulose bisphosphate carboxylase small subunit, chloroplastic-like, which yields MAINVEGEEPEASLSNTREESRTRRGVLVLMASSMISSVAPVTRASPAQASMVAPFTGLKSIASFPVTRKLENDITSVASNGGRVQCMKVWPPINLKKFETLSYLPPLTTEQLAKEVDYLLRSGWVPCLEFELEHGFVYREHNKSPGYYDGRYWVMWKLPMFGCTDSSQVLKELDECVKEYPSAYVRIIGFDNVRQVQCISFIAHQPE from the exons ATGGCTATAAATGTTGAAGGTGAAGAACCAGAGGCAAGCCTCTCAAACACAAGAGAAGAAAGTAGAACAAGAAGAGGAGTATTAGTACTCATGGCTTCTTCAATGATCTCATCAGTTGCACCTGTCACCCGTGCCTCCCCTGCTCAGGCTAGCATGGTCGCACCTTTCACCGGCCTCAAGTCTATCGCTTCATTCCCGGTCACCCGCAAGCTCGAGAATGACATTACCTCTGTTGCCAGCAATGGTGGAAGAGTTCAGTGCATGAAG GTATGGCCACCAATAAACCTGAAGAAGTTTGAGACACTCTCATACCTTCCTCCTCTCACTACTGAACAATTGGCCAAGGAAGTTGACTACCTTCTCCGCTCCGGATGGGTTCCTTGTTTGGAATTCGAGTTGGAG CACGGTTTCGTGTACCGTGAGCACAACAAATCCCCGGGATACTATGACGGACGATACTGGGTGATGTGGAAGCTTCCTATGTTCGGATGCACCGACTCATCCCAGGTGTTGAAGGAGCTTGATGAGTGCGTCAAGGAGTACCCCTCAGCTTACGTCCGTATTATCGGATTCGACAACGTTCGTCAAGTCCAGTGCATCAGTTTCATTGCTCACCAGCCAGAATAA